A DNA window from Ipomoea triloba cultivar NCNSP0323 chromosome 10, ASM357664v1 contains the following coding sequences:
- the LOC116031404 gene encoding fibrous sheath CABYR-binding protein-like — MATAEVESVPATVTEDVVAEVNTTTEAPKAEEVAPPAAAADSAADEQPAETKEEAASETTAQEEVAAPVAEEAETKEVAAESGAPAAEPAASEEAKTEEAVAEEVPNEETPAEVAETTAEETAVATPAAEPVVESAADTEVPVEKAE, encoded by the exons ATGGCCACTGCTGAG GTTGAATCAGTTCCGGCAACAGTGACAGAGGATGTTGTAGCTGAGGTGAACACAACCACTGAGGCTCCAAAGGCAGAAGAGGTGGCTCCACCTGCAGCTGCTGCTGATTCTGCTGCTGATGAACAACCTGCAGAGACAAAGGAAGAAGCAGCATCAGAAACTACAGCACAAGAAGAAGTGGCAGCTCCGGTAGCTGAAGAGGCTGAGACCAAGGAAGTGGCGGCAGAATCTGGAGCTCCGGCAGCAGAGCCTGCAGCTTCTGAAGAAGCTAAGACAGAAGAGGCAGTTGCAGAGGAAGTACCTAACGAAGAAACTCCTGCTGAGGTTGCTGAGACCACGGCGGAGGAAACTGCGGTGGCGACTCCTGCTGCTGAGCCTGTGGTGGAATCTGCTGCTGACACTGAAGTTCCAGTGGAAAAGGCTGAGTAG
- the LOC116032361 gene encoding E3 ubiquitin-protein ligase UPL5-like isoform X1, protein MTSNLDADAAVAATAKRKLDEYSDDAFVSECLIPAAVRMRKDQAGPTSAADSAQVSDFRSSSAADVSTSRSSASFAAASESSSAFASFSVLPKFSGQFQFFVRPLSGGSTLVLRANSDDLVESIHDKICTSTKIPVFEQRLIYRGKQLQCDQTLAECGIQKDAILELVGRMRSTSHPQAWQFIDDMVWKIFELCKSKTLLPTGCIKTMLMEFIAKIPRDYVVDKASEYLQIFLSSGAPAALVILYMSPVIHYRDCAEESIRTFIISSKANLNKPMYVHFAPIIIEFCKLLNRAVGVNDPLYILCRSSLGSIVESVGKDLIKIEDILPFLSELAIKLTESLGLSAQSSTFMGPSANEVNDFIAFMHPVKREVEVTCAGPITLPLREGTCDGDHGKHCASYYREEIKLLHFIFVDLLEKMGLCLRRMEERLRAREKGEAEPFVIGWYQYLAILKELNGIANLFKGADELFWEMLRQRKVSLCYLVVRFAKKSDDHSWIMKHKEVTNFEARRYLAMMMLPEVKDEYDELHEMLIDRSLLLRESFEYIANADPDALRGGLFMEFKNEEATGPGVLREWFFLVCQSIFNPQNALFIACPNDCRRFFPNPASSVNQLHLEYFRFSGRVIALALMHKIQVGIVFDRVFFLQLAGNTISLEDIQDADPFLYNSCKQILEMDAELVDQDTLGLTFVCEIEELGSRKTVELCPNGKSTVVDSKNRKQYVNLLIQHRFVTSIAEQVAHFAKGFADIISSFNLQRSFFQNLDLEDLDWMLYGSETSVSVEDWKAHTDYHGFKESEPQISWFWEIVGKMTAEQRKVLLFFWTSVKFLPVEGFSGLPSRLYIYRNSEPFDRLPSSHTCFYRLCFPRYPSMAVMQDRFNIITQEHVGCSFGTW, encoded by the exons ATGACATCTAACCTCGACGCCGACGCCGCCGTTGCCGCCACCGCAAAGCGCAAGCTGGATGAGTATTCCGATGACGCTTTCGTTTCCGAGTGTTTGATTCCCGCCGCCGTCAGGATGCGGAAGGACCAGGCCGGGCCCACCTCGGCGGCCGATTCGGCTCAGGTGTCCGACTTTCGCTCCTCCTCTGCCGCCGATGTCTCCACCTCGCGATCATCGGCGTCCTTCGCCGCTGCCTCCGAATCCTCCTCTGCGTTCGCTTCGTTTTCGGTTTTGCCGAAGTTTTCAGGTCAGTTTCAATTCTTCGTCCGGCCGTTGTCTGGCGGGAGTACTCTAGTCCTCCGAGCCAATTCCGACGACTTAGTGGAATCAATCCACGATAAAATCTGTACCAGCACCAAAATTCCGGTGTTCGAGCAGCGGTTGATATACAGAGGGAAGCAGCTTCAATGTGACCAGACGTTGGCCGAGTGCGGTATTCAGAAGGACGCCATATTAGAGCTTGTGGGACGGATGCGGAGCACGAGCCACCCGCAGGCCTGGCAGTTCATAGATGACATGGTTTGGAAGATTTTTGAGCTCTGCAAGAGCAAAACACTTCTACCCACCGGGTGTATAAAAACGATGCTTATGGAATTCATTGCAAAGATCCCAAGGGACTATGTTGTTGATAAAGCCTCTGAATACCTACAAATCTTCCTCTCATCTGGTGCACCTGCGGCTCTGGTAATTCTTTATATGTCTCCAGTTATACATTATAGAGACTGTGCAGAAGAATCTATTCGTACGTTCATTATTTCAAGCAAGGCTAATTTGAATAAGCCTATGTACGTGCATTTTGCCCCTATAATCATAGAGTTCTGTAAATTGTTGAATAGGGCTGTTGGTGTTAATGATCCTTTGTATATTCTTTGTCGGAGTAGCTTGGGGTCTATAGTGGAGTCTGTTGGTAAGGATTTGATAAAAATCGAAGACATTTTGCCATTTCTTAGTGAATTAGCAATCAAATTAACAGAAAGTTTAGGGTTGAGTGCGCAGTCTAGTACTTTTATGGGGCCATCAGCAAATGAGGTGAATGATTTCATTGCCTTTATGCACCCAGTAAAGAGGGAGGTTGAAGTAACATGTGCTGGCCCTATCACTTTGCCATTGCGGGAGGGCACTTGTGATGGTGATCATGGGAAGCATTGTGCATCATACTATAGGGAGGAGATTAAACTGTTGCATTTCATTTTTGTTGATTTGCTTGAGAAAATGGGGCTCTGTTTAAGAAGAATGGAGGAACGATTAAGAGCAAGAGAGAAAGGAGAAGCTGAACCTTTTGTGATTGGATGGTACCAGTATCTAGCTATTTTAAAAGAACTGAATGGTATCGCCAACCTTTTCAAGGGTGCAGATGAGCTATTTTGGGAGATGTTGAGGCAGAGAAAGGTTTCTTTGTGCTATCTTGTTGTTAGATTTGCAAAGAAGAGTGATGATCATAGCTGGATTATGAAGCACAAGGAAGTGACTAATTTTGAGGCAAGGAGGTATTTggctatgatgatgcttccagAGGTGAAGGACGAGTATGATGAGCTGCATGAGATGCTCATTGACAGGTCCCTGCTGTTACGAGAGTCATTTGAATACATTGCAAATGCAGACCCTGATGCTTTGCGTGGTGGTTTATTCATGGAATTTAAGAATGAAGAAGCTACAGGTCCAGGTGTTTTAAGGGAATGGTTTTTCTTGGTATGTCAGTCAATATTCAATCCTCAAAATGCACTCTTTATAGCTTGCCCTAATGATTGTAGAAGGTTCTTTCCAAATCCAG CATCTTCTGTGAACCAATTGCATCTTGAGTATTTTAGATTTTCTGGCAGAGTGATTGCACTAGCATTGATGCATAAAATACAAGTTGGAATTGTCTTTGATCGTGTGTTCTTTTTACAATTGGCTGGAAACACGATTTCATTGGAAGATATTCAGGATGCAGATCCATTTTTGTATAATAGCTGCAAGCAAATATTGGAGATGGATGCGGAATTAGTGGATCAAGATACTCTAGGTCTTACATTTGTCTGTGAAATTGAGGAATTGGGCTCCAGGAAGACTGTTGAGCTTTGTCCCAATGGGAAAAGTACTGTTGTAGATAGTAAGAATAGAAAACAATATGTTAATCTTCTTATTCAGCACCGTTTTGTCACATCTATAGCAGAACAGGTAGCCCATTTTGCTAAAGGTTTTGCAGACATCATTAGTAGCTTCAACCTTCAAAGATCATTCTTCCAGAACTTAGATCTTGAAGACCTTGACTGGATGCTTTATGGGAGTGAAACCTCTGTTTCTGTGGAAGACTGGAAAGCACATACTGATTATCATGGCTTCAAAGAAAGTGAACCTCAGATATCCTGGTTTTGGGAG ATTGTTGGGAAAATGACAGCAGAGCAGAGAAAAGTTCTTCTGTTTTTCTGGACTTCTGTAAAGTTTTTACCGGTAGAGGGTTTTAGCGGCTTGCCTTCTAGGCTTTACATCTACAGAAACTCTGAGCCATTTGATCGCTTGCCCTCCTCACACACATGCTTCTATCGCCTGTGCTTCCCTCGTTACCCATCCATGGCTGTAATGCAAGATCGGTTTAACATCATCACTCAGGAGCATGTAGGCTGCAGCTTTGGCACATGGTAA
- the LOC116032361 gene encoding E3 ubiquitin-protein ligase UPL5-like isoform X2 — protein MTSNLDADAAVAATAKRKLDEYSDDAFVSECLIPAAVRMRKDQAGPTSAADSAQVSDFRSSSAADVSTSRSSASFAAASESSSAFASFSVLPKFSGQFQFFVRPLSGGSTLVLRANSDDLVESIHDKICTSTKIPVFEQRLIYRGKQLQCDQTLAECGIQKDAILELVGRMRSTSHPQAWQFIDDMVWKIFELCKSKTLLPTGCIKTMLMEFIAKIPRDYVVDKASEYLQIFLSSGAPAALVILYMSPVIHYRDCAEESIRTFIISSKANLNKPMYVHFAPIIIEFCKLLNRAVGVNDPLYILCRSSLGSIVESVGKDLIKIEDILPFLSELAIKLTESLGLSAQSSTFMGPSANEVNDFIAFMHPVKREVEVTCAGPITLPLREGTCDGDHGKHCASYYREEIKLLHFIFVDLLEKMGLCLRRMEERLRAREKGEAEPFVIGWYQYLAILKELNGIANLFKGADELFWEMLRQRKVSLCYLVVRFAKKSDDHSWIMKHKEVTNFEARRYLAMMMLPEVKDEYDELHEMLIDRSLLLRESFEYIANADPDALRGGLFMEFKNEEATGPGVLREWFFLVCQSIFNPQNALFIACPNDCRRFFPNPDIQDADPFLYNSCKQILEMDAELVDQDTLGLTFVCEIEELGSRKTVELCPNGKSTVVDSKNRKQYVNLLIQHRFVTSIAEQVAHFAKGFADIISSFNLQRSFFQNLDLEDLDWMLYGSETSVSVEDWKAHTDYHGFKESEPQISWFWEIVGKMTAEQRKVLLFFWTSVKFLPVEGFSGLPSRLYIYRNSEPFDRLPSSHTCFYRLCFPRYPSMAVMQDRFNIITQEHVGCSFGTW, from the exons ATGACATCTAACCTCGACGCCGACGCCGCCGTTGCCGCCACCGCAAAGCGCAAGCTGGATGAGTATTCCGATGACGCTTTCGTTTCCGAGTGTTTGATTCCCGCCGCCGTCAGGATGCGGAAGGACCAGGCCGGGCCCACCTCGGCGGCCGATTCGGCTCAGGTGTCCGACTTTCGCTCCTCCTCTGCCGCCGATGTCTCCACCTCGCGATCATCGGCGTCCTTCGCCGCTGCCTCCGAATCCTCCTCTGCGTTCGCTTCGTTTTCGGTTTTGCCGAAGTTTTCAGGTCAGTTTCAATTCTTCGTCCGGCCGTTGTCTGGCGGGAGTACTCTAGTCCTCCGAGCCAATTCCGACGACTTAGTGGAATCAATCCACGATAAAATCTGTACCAGCACCAAAATTCCGGTGTTCGAGCAGCGGTTGATATACAGAGGGAAGCAGCTTCAATGTGACCAGACGTTGGCCGAGTGCGGTATTCAGAAGGACGCCATATTAGAGCTTGTGGGACGGATGCGGAGCACGAGCCACCCGCAGGCCTGGCAGTTCATAGATGACATGGTTTGGAAGATTTTTGAGCTCTGCAAGAGCAAAACACTTCTACCCACCGGGTGTATAAAAACGATGCTTATGGAATTCATTGCAAAGATCCCAAGGGACTATGTTGTTGATAAAGCCTCTGAATACCTACAAATCTTCCTCTCATCTGGTGCACCTGCGGCTCTGGTAATTCTTTATATGTCTCCAGTTATACATTATAGAGACTGTGCAGAAGAATCTATTCGTACGTTCATTATTTCAAGCAAGGCTAATTTGAATAAGCCTATGTACGTGCATTTTGCCCCTATAATCATAGAGTTCTGTAAATTGTTGAATAGGGCTGTTGGTGTTAATGATCCTTTGTATATTCTTTGTCGGAGTAGCTTGGGGTCTATAGTGGAGTCTGTTGGTAAGGATTTGATAAAAATCGAAGACATTTTGCCATTTCTTAGTGAATTAGCAATCAAATTAACAGAAAGTTTAGGGTTGAGTGCGCAGTCTAGTACTTTTATGGGGCCATCAGCAAATGAGGTGAATGATTTCATTGCCTTTATGCACCCAGTAAAGAGGGAGGTTGAAGTAACATGTGCTGGCCCTATCACTTTGCCATTGCGGGAGGGCACTTGTGATGGTGATCATGGGAAGCATTGTGCATCATACTATAGGGAGGAGATTAAACTGTTGCATTTCATTTTTGTTGATTTGCTTGAGAAAATGGGGCTCTGTTTAAGAAGAATGGAGGAACGATTAAGAGCAAGAGAGAAAGGAGAAGCTGAACCTTTTGTGATTGGATGGTACCAGTATCTAGCTATTTTAAAAGAACTGAATGGTATCGCCAACCTTTTCAAGGGTGCAGATGAGCTATTTTGGGAGATGTTGAGGCAGAGAAAGGTTTCTTTGTGCTATCTTGTTGTTAGATTTGCAAAGAAGAGTGATGATCATAGCTGGATTATGAAGCACAAGGAAGTGACTAATTTTGAGGCAAGGAGGTATTTggctatgatgatgcttccagAGGTGAAGGACGAGTATGATGAGCTGCATGAGATGCTCATTGACAGGTCCCTGCTGTTACGAGAGTCATTTGAATACATTGCAAATGCAGACCCTGATGCTTTGCGTGGTGGTTTATTCATGGAATTTAAGAATGAAGAAGCTACAGGTCCAGGTGTTTTAAGGGAATGGTTTTTCTTGGTATGTCAGTCAATATTCAATCCTCAAAATGCACTCTTTATAGCTTGCCCTAATGATTGTAGAAGGTTCTTTCCAAATCCAG ATATTCAGGATGCAGATCCATTTTTGTATAATAGCTGCAAGCAAATATTGGAGATGGATGCGGAATTAGTGGATCAAGATACTCTAGGTCTTACATTTGTCTGTGAAATTGAGGAATTGGGCTCCAGGAAGACTGTTGAGCTTTGTCCCAATGGGAAAAGTACTGTTGTAGATAGTAAGAATAGAAAACAATATGTTAATCTTCTTATTCAGCACCGTTTTGTCACATCTATAGCAGAACAGGTAGCCCATTTTGCTAAAGGTTTTGCAGACATCATTAGTAGCTTCAACCTTCAAAGATCATTCTTCCAGAACTTAGATCTTGAAGACCTTGACTGGATGCTTTATGGGAGTGAAACCTCTGTTTCTGTGGAAGACTGGAAAGCACATACTGATTATCATGGCTTCAAAGAAAGTGAACCTCAGATATCCTGGTTTTGGGAG ATTGTTGGGAAAATGACAGCAGAGCAGAGAAAAGTTCTTCTGTTTTTCTGGACTTCTGTAAAGTTTTTACCGGTAGAGGGTTTTAGCGGCTTGCCTTCTAGGCTTTACATCTACAGAAACTCTGAGCCATTTGATCGCTTGCCCTCCTCACACACATGCTTCTATCGCCTGTGCTTCCCTCGTTACCCATCCATGGCTGTAATGCAAGATCGGTTTAACATCATCACTCAGGAGCATGTAGGCTGCAGCTTTGGCACATGGTAA
- the LOC116033403 gene encoding putative MO25-like protein At5g47540, which produces MYHPFATENRAWTTSNIGGCLSGGTQAEARKASAGPKPVSRRLSSPIRALPLPESVSGGNGSGKALFKSKPRTPVDLVRQTRELLIYVERGSSSDVRESKREEKMMELSKLIRELKQTLYGNSEAEPVADACAQLTQEFFRENTLRLLISCLPKLNLETRKDATQVVANLQRQQVQSRLIACDYLEANIDLMDILVVGYDNTDMALHYGAMLRECIRHQIVAKYVLESEHMKKFFDYIQLPNFDIAADAAATFKELLTRHKSTVAEFLSKNYDWFFAEYNSKLLESTNYITRRQAVKLLGDILLDRSNSAVMTRYVSSRDNLRILMNLLRESSKSIQIEAFHVFKLFAANQNKPPDIVSILVANRSKLLRLFADFKTDKEDEQFEADKAQVVKEIAALEPKELP; this is translated from the exons ATGTACCATCCCTTTGCAACTGAAAATCGAGCTTGGACAACAT CAAACATAGGCGGCTGCTTGTCAGGTGGGACCCAAGCCGAGGCTCGAAAAGCCTCGGCGGGTCCGAAGCCAGTTTCCAGGAGACTATCGTCTCCCATCCGGGCTTTGCCCTTGCCGGAGAGTGTTTCCGGCGGTAACGGGAGCGGGAAGGCTTTGTTCAAGTCCAAGCCTAGGACTCCCGTTGACCTCGTTCGCCAGACTCGCGAACTCCTCATCTATGTCGAACGCGGCTCTTCTTCCGATGTTCGCGAGAGCAAGCGAGAAGAAAAG ATGATGGAATTGAGCAAGCTAATCCGGGAGTTAAAGCAAACTCTTTATGGCAACAGTGAAGCCGAGCCTGTGGCAGATGCTTGTGCGCAGTTGACTCAGGAGTTCTTTAGAGAGAACACCCTGCGCTTGCTGATTAGCTGTCTTCCCAAGTTGAATTTAGAG ACCCGTAAAGATGCTACTCAAGTAGTTGCAAATTTGCAAAGGCAACAAGTTCAGTCACGGTTGATTGCTTGTGATTACTTGGAAGCAAATATTGATCTGATGGATATATTGGTAGTAGG TTATGATAATACAGACATGGCACTGCATTATGGTGCTATGTTGAGGGAATGCATTCGCCATCAGATTGTTGCCAA GTATGTCTTGGAATCAGAGCACATGAAGAAGTTTTTTGATTATATACAGCTTCCGAATTTTGACATTGCAGCTGATGCCGCTGCAACTTTCAAG GAACTGTTGACAAGACATAAATCTACAGTAGCTGAGTTTCTCTCCAAGAACTATGATTGG TTTTTTGCAGAGTATAACTCAAAGCTGCTAGAATCTACCAATTATATTACCAGAAGACAAGCTGTCAAA CTATTGGGGGATATTCTGCTGGACCGATCTAACTCTGCAGTAATGACACGATATGTTAGCTCAAGAGACAACTTGAGAATTCTGATGAATCTTCTCAGG GAATCGAGCAAGAGCATTCAGATTGAAGCATTTCATGTTTTTAAG TTATTTGCTGCCAATCAGAACAAACCTCCAGACATTGTAAGCATCCTTGTTGCAAACAGAAGCAAGCTTCTACGCCTCTTTGCTGATTTTAAGACCGATAAAG AGGACGAGCAGTTTGAGGCAGACAAAGCTCAAGTTGTAAAAGAAATCGCGGCCCTTGAACCCAAGGAGCTCCCATGA
- the LOC116032181 gene encoding inositol monophosphatase 3 isoform X2 produces the protein MADSVEEFLAVAVDAAKQAGEVIRNGFYQTKHVEHKGTVDLVTETDKACEDLIFNHLKKHFPSHKFIGEETTAACGASELTDEPTWIVDPLDGTTNFVHGFPFVCVSIGLTVGKIPTVGVVYNPIMNELFTGVHGKGAFLNGNPIKVSSQSELVKSLLATEAGTKRDKLNLDACTNKINALLAKVRSIRMSGSCALNLCGIACGRLDLFYELGFGGPWDVAGGAVIVKEAGGVLFDPSGKDFDITAQRVAASNPLVKDAFIEALQKAE, from the exons ATGGCAGATTCTG TAGAAGAGTTCTTGGCAGTGGCAGTTGATGCAGCTAAGCAAGCTGGGGAG GTTATACGGAATGGTTTCTACCAGACTAAGCACGTGGAGCACAAGGGCAcg GTGGATTTGGTCACCGAGACTGACAAGGCATGTGAAGACCTCATATTCAATCATCTCAAGAAACACTTCCCTAGCCACAAG TTCATTGGAGAAGAAACAACTGCAGCTTGTGGAGCCTCTGAGCTGACAGATGAACCTACATGGATAGTTGATCCCCTTGATGGAACAACTAACTTTGTCCATGG GTTTCCGTTTGTGTGCGTCTCTATTGGTCTCACAGTTGGGAAAATTCCAACAGTTGGCGTTGTCTACAACCCAATTATGAACGAG CTTTTCACCGGCGTCCATGGGAAAGGTGCTTTTCTTAATGGCAACCCGATCAAAG TGTCTTCTCAGTCTGAACTTGTGAAGTCCCTCCTTGCTACAGAG GCTGGAACAAAGCGCGATAAGTTAAATCTTGATGCTTGTACAAACAAAATCAATGCTTTGCTTGCCAAG GTCAGGTCCATTCGAATGAGTGGTTCGTGTGCACTGAATCTCTGTGGTATTGCCTGCGGAAGGCTCGACCTTTTCTATGAACTTGGATTCGGAGGCCCTTG GGACGTGGCAGGTGGCGCTGTGATTGTAAAAGAAGCTGGAGGCGTTCTATTTGATCC GTCCGGGAAAGATTTCGATATCACAGCTCAACGAGTAGCTGCCTCGAACCCTCTAGTCAAGGATGCATTCATTGAAGCCTTACAGAAGGCAGAATGA
- the LOC116032181 gene encoding inositol monophosphatase 3 isoform X1, which translates to MADSEEFLAVAVDAAKQAGEVIRNGFYQTKHVEHKGTVDLVTETDKACEDLIFNHLKKHFPSHKFIGEETTAACGASELTDEPTWIVDPLDGTTNFVHGFPFVCVSIGLTVGKIPTVGVVYNPIMNELFTGVHGKGAFLNGNPIKVSSQSELVKSLLATEAGTKRDKLNLDACTNKINALLAKVRSIRMSGSCALNLCGIACGRLDLFYELGFGGPWDVAGGAVIVKEAGGVLFDPSGKDFDITAQRVAASNPLVKDAFIEALQKAE; encoded by the exons ATGGCAGATTCTG AAGAGTTCTTGGCAGTGGCAGTTGATGCAGCTAAGCAAGCTGGGGAG GTTATACGGAATGGTTTCTACCAGACTAAGCACGTGGAGCACAAGGGCAcg GTGGATTTGGTCACCGAGACTGACAAGGCATGTGAAGACCTCATATTCAATCATCTCAAGAAACACTTCCCTAGCCACAAG TTCATTGGAGAAGAAACAACTGCAGCTTGTGGAGCCTCTGAGCTGACAGATGAACCTACATGGATAGTTGATCCCCTTGATGGAACAACTAACTTTGTCCATGG GTTTCCGTTTGTGTGCGTCTCTATTGGTCTCACAGTTGGGAAAATTCCAACAGTTGGCGTTGTCTACAACCCAATTATGAACGAG CTTTTCACCGGCGTCCATGGGAAAGGTGCTTTTCTTAATGGCAACCCGATCAAAG TGTCTTCTCAGTCTGAACTTGTGAAGTCCCTCCTTGCTACAGAG GCTGGAACAAAGCGCGATAAGTTAAATCTTGATGCTTGTACAAACAAAATCAATGCTTTGCTTGCCAAG GTCAGGTCCATTCGAATGAGTGGTTCGTGTGCACTGAATCTCTGTGGTATTGCCTGCGGAAGGCTCGACCTTTTCTATGAACTTGGATTCGGAGGCCCTTG GGACGTGGCAGGTGGCGCTGTGATTGTAAAAGAAGCTGGAGGCGTTCTATTTGATCC GTCCGGGAAAGATTTCGATATCACAGCTCAACGAGTAGCTGCCTCGAACCCTCTAGTCAAGGATGCATTCATTGAAGCCTTACAGAAGGCAGAATGA
- the LOC116033682 gene encoding survival of motor neuron-related-splicing factor 30, which yields MQSGGEEVSIEELASNLSTYREQLQQVRALLNDDHGNSEYLDMEKELVEVIALTEELLATAKQNEDVGLGTGNSADASYDLGHLGSTSESTSFAETDKFPVGTKVQAVWSEDGEWYEGTIEAHTPNGYYVAYDGWGNKEEVDPANIRPIQGDVNPLLEAEKVAEATRQALKRKIAQAAVIDYQSKSLPAKLRIEPNDPEDVKAAKRKKIHAFKSKMRIEKLEVAQNKRQNAWQQFQSTKGQTKKVGFFSGRKRESIFKSPDDPTGKVGVTGSGKGLTEFQKREKHLHLKGANIEGSEE from the exons ATGCAAAGCGGAGGCGAAGAGGTTAGCATTGAAGAATTGGCTTCGAATCTCTCTACTTACAGAGAACAGCTTCAACAG GTTCGCGCACTATTAAATGATGACCATGGCAACTCTGAATATCTGGACATGGAGAAGGAACTTGTCGAG GTTATTGCTTTGACAGAAGAGCTCCTTGCAACTGCTAAACAAAATGAAGATGTTGGGCTGGGTACTGGGAACAGTGCTGATGCATCTTATGATCTTGGCCATCTAGGGAGCACTTCG GAATCTACGTCATTTGCTGAGACTGATAAGTTTCCTGTTGGCACTAAAGTACAAGCTGTTTGGAGTGAGGATGGAGAGTG GTACGAAGGAACCATCGAGGCACATACTCCAAATGGCTATTATGTTGCCTATGACGGGTGGGGAAATAAGGAAGAG GTAGATCCTGCTAATATTAGGCCAATCCAAGGAGATGTCAATCCCTTGCTTGAAGCTGAAAAGGTTGCCGAGGCCACAAGACAGGCTTTGAAGCGGAAGATTGCTCAGGCTGCTGTCATTGATTACCAGTCTAAGAGTCTACCAGCAAAGCTCCGCATCGAACCTAATGATCCTGAAGATGTG AAAGCCGCAAAGCGAAAGAAGATTCACGCCTTTAAGTCTAAAATGCGGATAGAGAAGCTTGAGGTTGCCCAAAACAAGAGGCAAAATGCTTGGCAACAATTTCAGTCAACTAAAGGCCAAACTAAGAAG GTCGGTTTCTTCTCGGGTCGAAAGCGGGAAAGCATCTTCAAGTCCCCCGATGATCCTACCGGGAAGGTTGGTGTAACGGGAAGTGGGAAAGGCCTGACAGAGTTTCAGAAGCGGGAGAAGCATTTGCATCTGAAAGGTGCCAACATTGAGGGATCCGAAGAGTAG